From Bacilli bacterium PM5-9:
CAATACAAACTAAATGGGCATGTAAGCCAATATTTAATTCATAAACACTATTTTTATTATTAAAATTATATTCATTTACAATACCCTCTGATACTAAGAAATTCATATTATTATAAACAGTTGCTACATTAACATCTTTTTTTATCTTTTTTAATTCTTGAACTAACTCATCAACAGTATAATGTTTTACATTACAAAGTACTCTAATAATATCTTCTCTTGCTTTTGTAATACGATATCCTTGAGCACGTAATGAATCAACAATTAATTCAGGATTTGTTTCATTTACATCTATCATTGTTTTCACTCCTCAATTTCATTAATAAAATCAATTATTACATCATTTAAAAATAGTTTCCCCTCATTAGTAAAATACAATTTATTATTTTCAATATATACCCTTGTCTTATTATTTATAATAGCATGTTCAAAAAGTTTTGTAAATTCTATTGCATACTTGTCTTCAATTTTGCCAATATCAATTCCATTAAATATTCTAAATTTTAACATTATCTCATCTTTTAGTAATTCATATGAATTATTATAGTATTCAACCCTTTTTTTATTGTCTTTTTTTAAATAATTAGTAATACTTTTTGTATTATAATAACGATAATTATTTAGATAACCTGCTGCTCCAAGTCCAAAGCCATAATAATATTCATTGTTCCAATACAATAAATTATGTATTGAATACGAATTATTTTTAGCATAATTACTCACTTCATAATGCTCATAACCATACTCATTTAAATATGTATTAATTAATAAATCTAATTCATCATTATCTTCACTTTGATATTTATTTTTATAAAAAATTGTTCCCTCTTCTAAAATTAATGAATAAACAG
This genomic window contains:
- a CDS encoding Fur family peroxide stress response transcriptional regulator (product_source=KO:K09825; cath_funfam=1.10.10.10; cog=COG0735; ko=KO:K09825; pfam=PF01475; smart=SM01191; superfamily=46785); this translates as MIDVNETNPELIVDSLRAQGYRITKAREDIIRVLCNVKHYTVDELVQELKKIKKDVNVATVYNNMNFLVSEGIVNEYNFNNKNSVYELNIGLHAHLVCIDCNEVKNVDIPTFAKIKEKVEKETGFKVIDAKLDMYGHCNNCDNGRSNNE